The Puntigrus tetrazona isolate hp1 chromosome 16, ASM1883169v1, whole genome shotgun sequence genome includes a region encoding these proteins:
- the aicda gene encoding single-stranded DNA cytosine deaminase yields MISKLDSVLMTQRKFIFHYKNVRWARGRHETYLCFVVKRRTGPQSLSFDFGHLRNRSGCHVELLFLRHLGALCPGLWGSSVDGAGMRYAVTWFCSWSPCSKCADQLAHFLSQTPNLRLRIFVSRLYFCDDEDSREREGLRHLKRAGVQISVMTYKDYFYCWQTFVARRERRFKAWDGLHQNSVRLVRKLNRILQPCETEDLRDGFALLGLLPQI; encoded by the exons ATGATCAGCAAGCTGGACAG TGTGCTCATGACCCAGAGGAAATTTATCTTCCATTATAAGAATGTGCGCTGGGCCCGAGGGAGACATGAGACATACCTTTGCTTTGTAGTAAAGAGACGCACCGGCCCTCAATCCCTCTCTTTTGACTTTGGGCACCTGCGCAATCGCTCCGGCTGCCACGTAGAG CTGCTCTTCCTACGTCACTTGGGTGCGTTGTGTCCGGGGCTGTGGGGCTCCAGTGTGGACGGTGCTGGAATGCGTTACGCAGTGACCTGGTTCTGCTCCTGGTCGCCCTGCTCTAAATGCGCTGATCAACTTGCCCACTTCCTGTCACAGACGCCCAATCTGCGTCTGAGAATCTTTGTGTCACGCCTTTACTTCTGTGACGATGAGGACAGCCGGGAGAGGGAAGGACTGCGACACCTGAAGAGGGCAGGAGTGCAGATCTCTGTCATGACTTATAAAG acTATTTCTACTGCTGGCAAACATTTGTTGCACGGAGGGAGAGGAGATTTAAAGCCTGGGATGGCCTTCACCAAAACTCTGTCCGACTCGTTCGAAAACTCAATCGGATCCTGCAG cCCTGCGAGACTGAGGATCTGAGGGACGGTTTCGCTCTCCTCGGGCTATTACCACAAATATGA
- the mfap5 gene encoding microfibril associated protein 5, translating into MGSYPISVLLCCCFFVLVTVRAQQTEIYDSDAVALSPPDCREETYPCTRMYSVHRPIKRCIHSLCLYSLPRVYVINKEICVRTVCQQDEILMAELCREKSGWPKRQRRTTSSRCRRANQKTWANRA; encoded by the exons ATGGGCAGCTATCCAATCTCTGTGCTGTTATGCTGTTGTTTCTTTG tACTTGTTACTGTCCGGGCACAGCAAACTG AAATATATGACAGTGATGCCGTGGCTCTGTCACCACCAG ACTGCAGAGAGGAAACATACCCCTGCACCAGGATGTACTCTGTTCATCGACCGATAAAGAGATGCATCCATTCGCTCTGTCTCTACAG TCTTCCAAGAGTCTATGTGATCAACAAAGAAATCTGTGTGAGAACCGTGTGCCAGCAAGATGAGATCCTGATGG ctgaaCTCTGTAGAGAGAAATCCGGCTGGCCAAAGCGCCAAAGGAGGACTACTAGCAGTCGCTGTCGTCGTGCCAACCAAAAAACCTGGGCAAACAGGGCCTAA
- the nat14 gene encoding N-acetyltransferase 14, translating to MVRLDLGDVLLRRMQEKDIEAVKALIKEGCEGTENRLILYLLTRPLALLMLAILSSILRCVLHSFILALVSPVFIFIIYLKLTIPRSVGILGSSRPYWDYMGSSYQADTEPDLPNPHSGRARLEKTRRRKKPKEKDKTHEREQVDEDELKERAKVAGEVWVADSDGEVMGCVARDGWSRDGVCRICRLVVQSWYRREGLGRLLVQGLESRTKQGGIQRVYAHVPIPSKVGEAFFRRLGYRLQGETEGTTGEEEEEDDYEEPEKGWLGFPLTKVFVKDL from the exons ATGGTTAGATTGGACCTTGGTGATGTACTTCTGCGCAGGATGCAGGAGAAGGACATTGAAGCTGTAAAGGCTCTCATCAAG GAGGGATGTGAGGGAACGGAGAACCGCCTGATTCTTTACCTTCTGACTCGTCCTCTCGCTCTCCTCATGCTTGCCATCCTCTCCTCCATCCTCCGCTGTGTACTGCACTCTTTTATCTTGGCCTTGGTCAGTCCcgtcttcatcttcatcatctacCTCAAACTCACCATACCACGGTCGGTGGGCATCTTGGGCTCCAGCAGGCCATACTGGGACTACATGGGCAGCAGTTACCAAGCGGACACCGAGCCAGATCTACCCAATCCTCACTCTGGCAGAGCCAGACTGGAGAAAACCAGACGGCGTAAAAAACCCAAAGAAAAGGACAAGACGCACGAGAGAGAACAGGTGGATGAGGATGAGCTGAAGGAGAGAGCGAAGGTTGCTGGCGAGGTGTGGGTGGCGGACTCTGATGGGGAGGTTATGGGATGCGTGGCCAGAGATGGTTGGAGTCGGGACGGTGTATGTAGGATCTGCAGGCTGGTGGTCCAGAGCTGGTACCGCAGAGAGGGACTGGGCAGACTGCTGGTGCAGGGACTGGAGTCCAGAACAAAGCAGGGTGGCATACAGCGGGTCTATGCCCATGTGCCCATTCCATCCAAAGTGGGAGAAGCTTTCTTCAGGAGGCTGGGTTATCGTCTGCAGGGCGAGACTGAAGGGACTactggagaggaggaggaggaggatgattATGAAGAGCCAGAGAAGGGTTGGTTGGGTTTCCCTTTAACTAAAGTCTTTGTTAAGGATCTGTAA